In Sphingobacterium zeae, one genomic interval encodes:
- a CDS encoding heavy metal translocating P-type ATPase, with protein sequence MAELKEEVQLAEKCFHCGDKIEETGYRLDHHDFCCLGCQTVYQVLNDSGMQQYYRYNQHPGKSNKSKHEDFSYLDEPQIASKLVDYKDDKMTIITFYIPAIHCSSCIWLLENLYKLNPSVLQSRVDFMKKQASITFNHNELPLKDLVYLLVNIGYDPKITLQDVVKEGNRNNLNPLVAKIAVAGFCFGNSMLFSFPDYFGMGSFEKEYANFFGYINLAFGIPVLLYCASDYFKSAYLSLKQRRLNLDVPLALGILVLFLRSAFEVITQTGAGFTDTLCSLVFFILIGKWVQQRTYYHISFERDYRSYFPVAVTVLTESGDKPVQLADVHIGDRILVRNNEIIPADAMLLKGDAAIDFSFVTGESSPMSKTLGEIIYAGGRQTGEAIELEVVKPISQSYLTKLWNNDNYKDYDKHFQTFVNFISKYFTVVLLAIALLAALFWAVGGDASRAWGAFTAVLIIACPCALALSSPFTLSAALSVFDRNKFYVKNTAAIEQMATIDTLVFDKTGTISSPKATSIYFEGSLSAVDKELLNAVCRNSSHPLSREIVKWLNVSSIIAVQEFKEFPGKGMQAKVNGNEIRIGSGGFLDIGPIKTDGSVVFVRIGGELKGYFSMEQSWRDGLSALIEDFKINYQLHLISGDNDRRLDALQLIFPSNASLLFNQSPMEKLKIIQNFQADGKQVCMIGDGLNDAGALRKANLGIAVSDDINNFSPGCDAILDGESFSKLPNFFAFSKDAVKVIHMSFGISLLYNIIGLSFAVQGIMSPLFAAILMPISTVTIISFTSLMTRWYAKRRKL encoded by the coding sequence ATGGCGGAGCTCAAGGAAGAGGTACAACTGGCAGAAAAATGTTTCCATTGTGGTGATAAAATCGAGGAAACGGGCTATCGACTAGATCATCATGACTTTTGCTGCCTGGGATGTCAGACTGTATATCAGGTGCTGAATGACAGTGGTATGCAACAATATTATCGCTATAATCAGCATCCTGGCAAGTCGAACAAATCTAAGCACGAAGATTTTTCTTATCTGGATGAACCACAGATTGCCAGTAAATTAGTGGATTATAAAGATGATAAGATGACCATCATCACTTTTTATATTCCAGCTATTCACTGTAGCTCCTGTATCTGGTTGCTGGAAAATTTATATAAACTCAATCCCAGTGTACTGCAGTCCCGCGTGGACTTTATGAAGAAACAGGCGAGCATTACATTCAACCACAACGAGCTGCCATTGAAAGACCTTGTTTATCTTCTGGTCAATATCGGTTATGATCCTAAAATCACCTTGCAGGATGTTGTGAAGGAAGGGAATCGAAACAATCTGAATCCTTTGGTCGCAAAAATTGCTGTTGCCGGTTTCTGTTTTGGAAACTCAATGCTATTCAGCTTTCCCGATTATTTTGGAATGGGGAGTTTTGAAAAGGAATATGCTAATTTCTTTGGTTATATAAACCTTGCTTTTGGTATTCCTGTCTTATTGTATTGTGCATCGGACTATTTTAAATCGGCTTACCTGAGTCTGAAACAAAGACGTTTGAATCTGGATGTGCCGTTGGCCCTCGGGATTCTTGTATTGTTTTTGCGTTCTGCTTTTGAAGTGATAACGCAGACGGGCGCAGGTTTTACAGATACACTCTGTAGTCTTGTATTCTTTATATTGATCGGAAAATGGGTACAACAACGGACCTATTATCATATCTCGTTTGAACGGGATTACCGCAGTTATTTTCCTGTTGCAGTAACTGTCTTAACTGAATCTGGTGACAAACCCGTACAACTGGCCGATGTGCATATCGGTGACCGTATTTTAGTTCGGAACAATGAAATTATACCAGCGGATGCCATGCTTTTAAAAGGGGATGCTGCAATCGATTTTAGTTTTGTGACCGGAGAATCAAGCCCCATGAGCAAAACCTTGGGTGAAATTATCTATGCAGGCGGACGTCAGACCGGCGAAGCGATAGAACTTGAAGTCGTCAAACCTATTTCACAATCGTATTTGACGAAATTGTGGAATAATGATAATTATAAAGATTATGACAAGCATTTTCAGACTTTTGTCAACTTTATAAGTAAATATTTTACTGTTGTTTTATTGGCTATTGCACTATTGGCAGCACTATTTTGGGCTGTTGGTGGAGATGCAAGCAGGGCTTGGGGAGCTTTTACGGCGGTATTGATTATCGCATGTCCATGTGCGTTGGCGTTGAGCTCTCCATTTACCCTTTCTGCGGCTTTAAGTGTATTTGATCGAAATAAATTCTATGTAAAAAATACTGCTGCCATTGAACAAATGGCAACGATTGATACCTTGGTGTTCGATAAGACTGGTACAATATCATCCCCCAAGGCAACCTCAATTTATTTCGAAGGTAGCCTTTCAGCAGTCGACAAAGAGTTGCTGAATGCTGTTTGTAGAAATTCCAGCCATCCATTGAGCCGCGAAATTGTCAAGTGGCTCAACGTCTCTTCCATTATTGCAGTACAGGAATTTAAGGAATTTCCCGGAAAGGGGATGCAAGCCAAGGTAAATGGCAATGAAATTAGAATCGGTAGCGGAGGCTTTCTTGATATCGGACCTATTAAAACAGATGGGTCGGTGGTTTTTGTTCGTATAGGCGGCGAGCTAAAAGGATACTTTAGTATGGAGCAATCCTGGCGGGATGGTCTTTCGGCGCTGATAGAAGATTTTAAAATAAATTATCAACTCCATTTAATCTCAGGTGATAATGATAGACGCCTGGATGCATTGCAGCTCATTTTTCCGTCCAATGCAAGTTTGCTTTTTAATCAATCACCTATGGAAAAACTGAAAATAATTCAAAATTTCCAGGCAGACGGAAAGCAGGTCTGCATGATTGGTGACGGCCTTAATGATGCAGGGGCACTGCGTAAAGCGAATCTGGGCATCGCTGTGAGTGATGATATCAATAACTTCTCCCCAGGTTGCGATGCGATACTGGATGGGGAGTCGTTTTCAAAACTGCCGAATTTCTTTGCTTTTAGTAAAGATGCGGTGAAAGTAATACATATGAGCTTTGGAATATCTCTTTTATATAATATAATTGGTTTGAGCTTTGCCGTGCAAGGTATTATGTCGCCATTATTTGCGGCGATTCTAATGCCAATCAGTACGGTAACGATTATCTCCTTTACAAGTCTCATGACGAGATGGTATGCCAAACGCCGTAAACTCTAA
- the hemN gene encoding oxygen-independent coproporphyrinogen III oxidase: protein MMTTQVKMEDLVQKYNVAAPRYTSYPTVPFWDNTTFSSAAWTAQVYQTFQHSKDKGISLYIHLPFCESLCTYCGCNTRITKNHRVEEPYIASLLKEWEMYVALFNGERPVLAEIHLGGGTPTFFDPDNLKMLIEGILKLADVAPDSSFSFEAHPANTTVTHLETLFNLGFRRLSLGIQDFDPLVQFVINRQQTLEEVELVMLNARKIGFDSINFDLIYGLPKQTLFTVEDTIQKAMRLSPDRISFYSYAHVPWIKPGQRHYTEADLPSGAAKLALYNLGKKLILAHGYEDVGMDHFAKKEDELFIAFQQERLHRNFMGYADRFSPLLIGIGVSSISDAWGAFAQNVKTVEEYHKLIDTGELPVVKGHLLNEEDLIVRRYILDMMCKGKVQLQEGELLNRQIKEELSELVADGLVVITGDLIACTAVGRSFLRNICMAFDQRLLRSRTRNQLFSQAI from the coding sequence ATGATGACAACGCAAGTTAAAATGGAAGATTTGGTACAGAAATATAACGTAGCAGCACCGCGCTATACAAGTTATCCTACTGTTCCTTTTTGGGATAACACAACATTTTCTAGCGCGGCTTGGACAGCTCAAGTGTACCAGACATTTCAGCACTCAAAAGACAAAGGGATTAGTTTATATATCCACCTTCCTTTTTGTGAAAGCCTATGTACCTATTGCGGATGTAACACCCGTATCACAAAAAATCATCGTGTTGAAGAGCCCTATATCGCATCTCTTTTGAAGGAATGGGAGATGTATGTCGCTTTATTTAATGGCGAAAGGCCAGTGCTGGCAGAGATACATTTGGGAGGAGGGACACCGACCTTTTTTGACCCGGATAATCTGAAGATGCTTATCGAAGGGATTCTCAAACTCGCAGATGTGGCCCCAGACAGCTCATTCTCCTTTGAAGCTCATCCTGCCAACACGACAGTCACTCATTTAGAAACTTTATTCAATTTGGGATTCCGCAGGCTCAGTTTGGGTATACAGGATTTTGATCCTCTTGTCCAATTTGTGATTAACAGGCAACAAACATTGGAAGAAGTGGAATTGGTTATGTTGAATGCGCGAAAAATTGGATTTGACTCCATTAACTTCGACTTGATCTATGGACTGCCTAAGCAAACACTGTTTACGGTAGAAGATACGATACAAAAAGCAATGCGGCTAAGCCCCGATCGGATTTCCTTTTATAGCTATGCGCATGTACCTTGGATAAAACCTGGTCAACGGCATTATACCGAAGCGGACCTGCCCAGTGGTGCTGCCAAATTAGCTCTCTATAACCTTGGGAAAAAATTGATTTTGGCACATGGCTATGAAGATGTCGGTATGGATCATTTTGCGAAAAAAGAAGACGAGTTATTTATCGCCTTTCAACAGGAAAGATTGCACCGTAATTTTATGGGCTATGCCGATCGGTTTAGCCCCTTGCTTATCGGTATTGGGGTTTCTTCAATCAGTGACGCCTGGGGTGCATTTGCTCAAAACGTAAAGACGGTAGAGGAATATCATAAGCTCATTGACACAGGCGAGTTGCCCGTTGTAAAGGGACATTTACTTAATGAAGAGGACCTCATTGTAAGACGTTATATCTTAGATATGATGTGCAAAGGTAAAGTGCAGTTGCAGGAAGGGGAGCTGCTGAACAGACAAATTAAAGAGGAATTATCCGAGCTCGTAGCAGACGGTTTGGTAGTGATAACGGGCGATCTTATAGCGTGTACTGCTGTCGGTCGATCTTTTTTAAGAAATATCTGCATGGCCTTTGACCAGCGATTACTGCGCTCAAGGACACGAAATCAGTTATTTAGTCAAGCAATTTAG
- a CDS encoding lactate dehydrogenase, which yields MKVVVYNVRSFEKEFWALANAKQHDLTLISNGLNAETQNYARGKDAVVISVSDILDESMLLNLKGLGINKIMTRSKDTTHIDLAKAGDLNIQIANAPFEDQSPKGLAEQTVRNLNLWGIEKCVGKACCCLDDCAKKLK from the coding sequence ATGAAAGTAGTAGTATATAATGTAAGATCATTTGAAAAAGAGTTTTGGGCACTAGCGAATGCCAAACAACATGATTTGACTTTGATTTCAAATGGGTTAAATGCGGAAACACAGAACTATGCGCGTGGAAAGGATGCGGTAGTGATTTCCGTGAGCGATATTTTGGACGAGAGCATGCTACTTAATTTAAAAGGATTAGGAATCAATAAGATTATGACCAGAAGTAAGGATACTACTCATATTGATCTGGCAAAGGCTGGAGATCTGAATATACAGATTGCCAATGCTCCATTTGAAGATCAGAGTCCAAAGGGATTGGCTGAGCAAACTGTTCGGAATCTCAACCTATGGGGGATAGAAAAATGTGTGGGAAAAGCCTGTTGTTGTTTAGACGACTGTGCTAAAAAACTAAAATAG
- a CDS encoding response regulator, which yields MRSKKTILIIEDNIDIREGTTEILELTGRYDVITAENGRIGVDLATKHIPDLILCDIMMPELDGYGVLFMLSKIESTAKIPFIFLTAKAERADMRKAMEMGADDYLTKPFDDVELMNAIDVRLKRHEQLAADIPQEGDFSLNADEQVLLLQELIVNSRVKTVKKKQSIYEKDDSPTYVYFVKSGQVRSFKSYKDGRELSTGIFIAGNYFGYASILLNDNYEDYAEAVEPSEIVLIPKDSFLELLWKKPAIASKFIKLLSVDLREKEEQLLGFAYHSVRKRVANALLSVAEKSGIDVNAVNTCSIDVTRDGLASIAGTANETVSRMLSDFKEEKLISKEKGKIYINSIKNLREVKQ from the coding sequence ATGAGAAGTAAAAAGACAATTCTAATTATTGAAGATAATATTGACATCCGGGAGGGAACTACCGAAATATTGGAGTTGACAGGTAGGTATGATGTCATTACGGCCGAAAATGGCCGTATTGGAGTTGACTTGGCGACGAAGCATATTCCTGATTTGATTCTCTGCGACATCATGATGCCCGAGCTGGATGGATATGGGGTGTTATTTATGCTTAGTAAAATTGAAAGTACAGCTAAAATCCCATTCATTTTTCTAACTGCAAAAGCGGAGCGTGCAGACATGCGTAAAGCGATGGAGATGGGAGCAGACGATTATTTGACGAAACCTTTTGATGATGTCGAATTGATGAACGCTATAGATGTACGCCTTAAAAGACATGAACAGCTCGCAGCAGATATCCCTCAAGAGGGAGATTTTAGTTTGAACGCCGATGAGCAAGTCCTGTTGCTGCAGGAACTCATTGTTAATTCACGTGTAAAGACAGTGAAGAAAAAGCAATCTATTTATGAAAAAGATGATTCGCCAACCTATGTCTATTTTGTGAAATCTGGTCAGGTGCGTAGCTTTAAGTCATATAAAGATGGAAGAGAGCTGTCTACAGGTATTTTCATTGCGGGGAATTACTTTGGTTATGCCTCTATCTTGTTGAATGATAATTACGAAGACTATGCTGAAGCGGTTGAACCAAGTGAAATTGTGCTGATCCCCAAAGATAGCTTTTTGGAGTTGCTTTGGAAAAAACCGGCAATAGCCAGTAAGTTTATTAAGCTTCTTTCTGTCGATTTACGTGAAAAGGAAGAGCAATTGCTCGGGTTTGCCTATCACTCTGTCCGTAAACGTGTCGCCAATGCGCTACTCAGTGTTGCCGAGAAAAGTGGTATCGATGTGAATGCCGTCAATACGTGTTCAATTGATGTGACAAGGGATGGTTTGGCTTCAATCGCAGGCACTGCAAATGAAACAGTTTCCCGTATGCTTTCAGATTTTAAAGAAGAAAAATTAATATCGAAAGAAAAAGGTAAAATATATATCAATTCGATCAAGAACCTTCGGGAGGTGAAACAGTAG
- a CDS encoding PAS domain-containing sensor histidine kinase: MESGRLLAAIIDHAIDGIITIDNRGNIESINPAALELFGYHSEEVIGHNVSMLMPEPDRGNHDTYIHNYQTTGHKKIIGIGREVMGLKKSGETFPFRLAVSEVWLKDKNIFTGFIHDLTREKAAEDMLRQHAVELENKVSERTSDLISLVSELEKAKAEVSKSLEKEIELSQLKSRFVSMASHEFRTPLSSVQLSASLIEKYADRPDDKVNIIKHTNRIKGAVQLLTSILNDFLSLEKLETGIVVLNKQYINLVELAEEITEEMQLICKKNQHIVYQHTGEIGHFTLDSNLLKNALVNLISNAIKYSGEDTLIEFTTCIDEEGCSISVKDNGIGIPEEDQVHLFEPFFRAHNTGNIPGTGLGLNIVKRYIELMEGQMEFESEVHKGTSFRVSFR; the protein is encoded by the coding sequence ATGGAAAGCGGACGGCTGTTAGCTGCTATAATTGATCATGCAATTGATGGCATTATTACCATAGACAACAGGGGGAATATCGAAAGTATTAACCCTGCTGCTCTGGAACTTTTTGGATATCACTCGGAAGAGGTGATCGGACACAATGTCTCCATGTTGATGCCTGAGCCAGATCGTGGTAATCATGATACCTATATTCATAACTATCAGACTACCGGCCACAAAAAAATCATTGGCATTGGGCGCGAAGTGATGGGGCTTAAAAAGAGTGGCGAAACATTTCCATTCCGATTGGCTGTGAGTGAAGTCTGGTTGAAGGACAAAAATATCTTTACTGGATTTATTCATGACTTAACGCGTGAGAAAGCTGCCGAGGATATGCTCAGACAGCATGCGGTAGAACTTGAGAATAAAGTTAGCGAACGTACGAGTGATCTGATTTCTTTAGTTTCCGAACTGGAAAAGGCCAAAGCAGAAGTTTCTAAATCCCTGGAAAAAGAAATTGAATTGAGTCAGCTGAAATCTCGTTTTGTGTCAATGGCTTCACATGAGTTTCGCACCCCTTTGAGTTCCGTTCAACTATCTGCTTCTCTGATCGAAAAATATGCCGACAGACCGGATGATAAGGTTAATATCATTAAACATACGAATAGGATCAAAGGGGCCGTACAATTGCTGACGAGTATTCTGAATGATTTTCTTTCCCTTGAGAAGCTTGAAACTGGTATTGTTGTGTTGAATAAGCAATATATTAATTTGGTCGAATTAGCTGAGGAAATCACCGAGGAAATGCAGTTGATCTGTAAAAAAAATCAGCATATTGTTTATCAACATACCGGAGAAATCGGCCATTTTACCTTAGACTCTAATTTGTTGAAAAATGCTTTGGTCAACCTAATTTCCAATGCGATCAAATATTCAGGAGAGGATACATTAATTGAGTTTACAACGTGTATCGACGAGGAAGGCTGCTCAATATCAGTAAAAGATAACGGTATTGGAATACCCGAAGAAGATCAGGTTCATTTGTTTGAGCCATTTTTTCGGGCACATAACACAGGTAACATCCCCGGAACCGGATTAGGACTGAATATTGTAAAAAGGTATATAGAACTCATGGAAGGTCAGATGGAATTTGAGTCTGAAGTGCATAAGGGAACCTCATTCCGGGTGAGTTTTAGATAA
- the ettA gene encoding energy-dependent translational throttle protein EttA, giving the protein MSDEKIIFSMAGVNKIYPPQKQVLKNIYLSFFYGAKIGVIGLNGSGKSSLLKIIAGLDKSYQGEVVFSPGYSVGYLAQEPQLDLEKTVLEVVQEGVAEITAILQEYEDINEKFGLPEVYENADEMDRLLTRQGELQDKIDATNAWEIDSKLERAMDALRCPEPDAKIVNLSGGERRRVALCRLLLQEPDVLLLDEPTNHLDAESIDWLEQHLKQYKGTVIAVTHDRYFLDNVAGWILELDRGEGIPWKGNYSSWLDQKAKRLAQEEKQETKRQKTLERELEWVRMAPKARHAKSKARLHNYEKLASEETKEREEKLELFIPPGPRLGNSVIEATNISKAYGDRILFENLSFMLPPAGIVGIIGPNGAGKTTLFRLITGQETPDTGSFKVGETVKLGYVDQMHHDLDPEKSVWENITGGSDNMMLGNRSVNSRAYVSKFNFNGADQQKKVGVLSGGERNRVHLAITLKEGSNVLLLDEPTNDIDVNTLRALEEGLENFGGCAVVISHDRWFLDRICTHILAFEGDSQVYFFEGNYTEYEENRKKRIGDVTPHRIKYKKLVK; this is encoded by the coding sequence ATGTCAGACGAGAAGATCATTTTTTCGATGGCGGGTGTCAACAAAATCTATCCGCCTCAAAAACAAGTGCTAAAAAATATCTATTTATCTTTTTTCTATGGTGCCAAGATTGGCGTGATTGGTTTGAACGGATCAGGGAAATCCTCCCTATTGAAAATAATCGCTGGATTGGATAAATCTTATCAGGGCGAGGTGGTGTTCTCCCCGGGGTATTCTGTGGGTTATTTGGCACAAGAGCCCCAATTGGATCTGGAGAAAACTGTGCTTGAAGTGGTACAGGAAGGTGTTGCTGAAATTACGGCAATATTGCAAGAATACGAAGATATCAATGAGAAATTTGGCCTACCAGAGGTGTATGAAAACGCCGATGAGATGGACAGGTTATTGACGAGACAAGGAGAACTTCAGGATAAAATTGATGCCACCAACGCTTGGGAAATTGATTCAAAATTGGAAAGAGCTATGGATGCCTTACGTTGCCCTGAACCCGATGCAAAGATTGTCAATTTGTCAGGTGGTGAGCGTAGACGTGTAGCATTGTGTCGTTTATTGTTGCAGGAACCGGATGTGTTACTACTGGATGAGCCGACCAACCACTTGGATGCTGAATCAATTGATTGGTTAGAGCAACACTTGAAACAATATAAAGGAACTGTAATTGCCGTTACCCACGACCGCTATTTCTTGGATAATGTTGCTGGATGGATCCTTGAATTGGATCGTGGCGAAGGCATTCCTTGGAAAGGAAATTATTCCTCTTGGCTTGATCAAAAAGCAAAACGTCTGGCGCAGGAGGAAAAACAAGAAACCAAACGGCAAAAAACACTCGAACGTGAGCTGGAATGGGTTCGTATGGCACCAAAAGCTCGTCATGCCAAATCAAAAGCTAGATTGCATAACTATGAAAAATTAGCTTCCGAAGAGACCAAAGAACGTGAAGAAAAATTGGAATTGTTTATTCCTCCAGGACCACGTCTGGGTAACTCGGTCATTGAGGCAACGAATATCTCTAAAGCTTATGGTGATCGTATTTTATTTGAAAATTTAAGTTTTATGTTGCCGCCCGCGGGTATTGTTGGGATTATTGGACCAAATGGAGCCGGTAAAACCACCTTGTTCCGCCTCATTACGGGACAGGAAACGCCCGATACGGGTTCTTTCAAGGTCGGAGAAACAGTGAAATTGGGCTATGTGGACCAAATGCACCACGACCTCGACCCTGAAAAATCAGTTTGGGAAAATATTACAGGGGGCAGTGACAATATGATGCTGGGTAACCGCTCGGTGAACTCAAGAGCTTATGTTTCTAAATTCAATTTTAATGGTGCTGATCAACAAAAGAAAGTAGGTGTACTTTCGGGTGGAGAACGTAATCGTGTTCACCTGGCCATTACGCTTAAAGAGGGATCCAATGTACTCTTGCTCGATGAGCCAACCAATGATATTGATGTAAATACCTTGCGGGCACTGGAAGAAGGTTTGGAAAACTTTGGTGGTTGTGCGGTTGTGATTTCCCACGATAGATGGTTCCTCGATCGTATTTGTACCCATATCCTTGCTTTTGAAGGCGATTCACAGGTTTATTTCTTCGAAGGTAACTATACTGAATATGAAGAAAACCGTAAAAAACGTATCGGTGACGTGACACCGCACCGCATTAAATACAAAAAACTGGTAAAGTAA
- a CDS encoding ATP-dependent Clp protease ATP-binding subunit encodes MEAKFSPRVKDVISYSREEALRLRHDYIGTEHLLLGLIREGDGMAIKILKNIGIDTTALRQSVEDAVKGASVSRAPIGNMPLTKQAEKVLKITYLEAKIFKSDIIGTEHLLLAILRDEDNIASQILQQYNVTYDIFKSEVEQNRTTIKDEAPGSPTGDDDFAEDDQYIQPKKVSDIKSKTPVLDNFGRDLTKAAEEGKLDPIVGREKEIERVSQILSRRKKNNPLLIGEPGVGKSAIAEGLALRIVQRKVSRVLFNKRVVTLDLASLVAGTKYRGQFEERMKAVMNELEKSPDVILFIDEIHTIVGAGGASGSLDASNMFKPALARGEIQCIGATTLDEYRQYIEKDGALDRRFQRVTIEPATHDETVEILNRIKEKYEDHHNVTYTAEAIEACVSLTTRYITDRFLPDKAIDALDEAGSRVHLNNIHVPQSIIDIENKIEEVKLEKNKVVRSQKYEEAAKLRDTEKKLIEELEKEKIAWEEETKSKRYTVSEENVAEVVAMMTGIPVQRVSQSDGQKLLNMAELMKGRIIGQDDAVGKLVKAIQRTRAGLKDPKKPIGSFIFLGPTGVGKTELAKELARFMFDTEDALIQIDMSEYMEKFAVSRLVGAPPGYVGYEEGGQLTEKVRRKPYAVVLLDEIEKAHPDVFNLLLQVLDEGQLTDSLGRKVDFRNTIIIMTSNIGARQLKEFGQGVGFTTAAKSQQSDAHSRGVIETALKRAFAPEFLNRIDDVIVFNSLTKENIFKIIDIELKSLFKRIADLGYTINLTDEAKDFIADKGYDSNFGARPLKRAIQKYLEDPIAEEILKGTVQTGSVLTVSINPETKDIEVSSSDSKSSKDTAEK; translated from the coding sequence ATGGAAGCAAAATTTTCACCGCGCGTAAAGGATGTCATATCGTACAGTAGAGAGGAAGCTTTGAGATTGCGTCACGATTATATAGGAACGGAGCATTTATTGCTCGGTTTAATTCGTGAAGGCGATGGAATGGCGATAAAAATCCTTAAAAACATAGGCATTGACACGACAGCACTACGTCAATCTGTGGAAGACGCAGTGAAGGGAGCATCAGTTTCACGCGCTCCTATTGGCAACATGCCATTAACAAAACAGGCTGAAAAAGTTTTGAAGATTACTTATTTGGAAGCTAAAATATTCAAATCGGATATCATCGGAACGGAGCACCTATTATTGGCTATCTTACGAGATGAAGATAATATCGCTTCTCAGATTTTACAACAATACAATGTGACTTACGACATCTTCAAATCTGAGGTGGAGCAAAATAGAACTACTATTAAGGATGAGGCACCGGGCTCACCTACAGGCGATGATGATTTCGCTGAAGATGATCAGTATATTCAACCGAAAAAGGTTTCGGATATCAAATCTAAAACTCCAGTTTTGGACAACTTTGGCCGCGACTTGACTAAAGCTGCAGAAGAAGGTAAACTAGATCCCATTGTAGGTCGCGAGAAAGAAATTGAGCGCGTTTCTCAAATTTTATCGCGACGCAAGAAGAATAATCCCCTATTGATCGGTGAACCCGGAGTAGGTAAATCGGCGATTGCCGAAGGTCTTGCGCTTCGGATCGTTCAACGAAAGGTATCACGTGTATTATTCAATAAGCGTGTCGTCACATTGGATCTCGCATCCTTGGTTGCTGGCACCAAATATCGTGGTCAATTTGAGGAGCGTATGAAAGCGGTCATGAACGAACTGGAAAAATCACCGGATGTCATTTTATTTATCGACGAGATTCACACCATAGTAGGTGCAGGTGGAGCTTCAGGATCGTTAGATGCTTCCAACATGTTCAAACCGGCTTTGGCAAGAGGCGAAATTCAATGTATCGGTGCAACAACATTAGACGAATACCGTCAATACATTGAAAAAGATGGTGCTTTGGACCGCCGTTTCCAACGCGTAACCATTGAGCCGGCTACACATGACGAAACGGTTGAAATATTGAACCGTATCAAAGAGAAATATGAAGATCACCACAATGTGACTTATACAGCCGAAGCTATTGAAGCCTGTGTATCGTTAACAACCCGTTATATTACGGATAGGTTTTTACCAGATAAGGCAATCGATGCGTTAGACGAAGCGGGCTCTCGTGTGCATTTGAATAACATACATGTACCACAATCTATTATCGACATTGAAAATAAAATTGAAGAGGTCAAATTAGAGAAAAACAAGGTTGTTCGGAGTCAAAAATACGAAGAGGCAGCGAAGTTGCGTGATACAGAAAAGAAATTGATCGAAGAGCTTGAGAAAGAGAAAATAGCTTGGGAAGAAGAAACAAAATCTAAACGTTATACTGTTTCAGAGGAAAATGTTGCTGAAGTAGTGGCGATGATGACCGGTATTCCTGTGCAACGGGTTAGTCAGTCTGACGGTCAGAAACTGTTGAATATGGCGGAGCTGATGAAGGGAAGAATTATTGGTCAGGATGATGCCGTAGGTAAATTGGTGAAAGCGATCCAACGTACACGTGCAGGCTTAAAAGATCCTAAAAAACCAATTGGTTCCTTCATCTTCTTAGGTCCTACTGGTGTTGGTAAGACAGAATTAGCTAAAGAATTAGCGCGCTTCATGTTTGATACAGAAGATGCTCTGATCCAAATTGACATGAGCGAATACATGGAGAAATTTGCAGTATCTCGCCTTGTTGGAGCGCCTCCAGGATATGTTGGTTATGAAGAAGGTGGTCAATTGACTGAGAAAGTACGTCGTAAGCCTTATGCCGTTGTCTTATTGGATGAGATTGAGAAAGCGCATCCGGATGTATTCAATCTGTTGCTGCAGGTATTGGACGAAGGCCAATTGACTGACAGCTTAGGCCGCAAAGTGGACTTTCGAAACACTATTATTATTATGACTTCTAATATTGGTGCACGCCAATTGAAGGAATTTGGTCAAGGTGTGGGTTTCACTACTGCTGCAAAATCACAACAGTCTGATGCACATTCTCGTGGAGTGATTGAAACAGCTCTGAAAAGAGCCTTTGCACCAGAATTCTTGAACCGTATTGATGATGTGATTGTATTTAACTCATTGACAAAGGAAAATATCTTCAAAATCATCGATATTGAATTGAAGTCATTATTCAAGCGTATCGCAGATTTGGGTTATACCATCAATTTGACGGATGAAGCAAAAGATTTCATTGCGGATAAAGGTTACGACAGTAATTTTGGAGCACGTCCGTTAAAACGGGCAATCCAAAAGTATTTAGAAGATCCAATTGCGGAAGAAATCCTAAAAGGAACTGTGCAAACTGGTTCGGTTTTGACGGTGAGCATTAATCCTGAAACCAAAGATATTGAGGTTTCCAGTTCAGATTCTAAGTCTTCAAAAGATACTGCGGAGAAGTAA